Genomic segment of Oncorhynchus tshawytscha isolate Ot180627B linkage group LG13, Otsh_v2.0, whole genome shotgun sequence:
gcagcaatgttccaacatctagtggaaagccttcccagaagactggaggctgttatagcagcaatgttctaacatctagtggaaagccttcccagaagagtggaggctgttatagcagcaatgttccaacatctagtagaaagccttcccagaagagtggagactgttatagcagcaatgttccaacatctagtggaaagccttcccagaagactggaggctgttatagcagcaatgttccaacatctagtggaaagccttcccagaagagtggaggctgttatagcagcaatgttccaacatctagtagaaagccttcccagaagagtggagactgttatagcagcaatgttccaacatctagtggaaagccttcccagaagagtggaggctgttatagcagcaatgttccaacatctagtggaaagccttcccagaagagtggaggctgttatagcagcaatgttccaacatctagtagaaagccttcccagaagagtggagactgttatagcagcaatgttcctacatctagtggaaagccttcccagaagagtggagactgttatagcagcaatgttccaacatctagcggaaagccttcccagaagagtggagactgttatagcagcaatgttccaacatctagtagaaagccttcccagaagagtggagactgttatagcagcaatgttccaacatctagtggaaagccttcccagaagagtggaggctgttatagcagcaatgttccaacatctagtggaaagccttcccagaagagtggaggctgttatagcagcaatgttccaacatctagtagaaagccttcccagaagagtggagactgttatagcagcaatgttccaacatctagtggaaagccttcccagaagactggaggctgttatagcagcaatgttctaacatctagtggaaagccttcccagaagagtggaggctgttatagcagcaatgttccaacatctagtagaaagccttcccagaagagtggagactgttatagcagcaatgttccaacatctagtggaaagccttcccagaagactggaggctgttatagcagcaatgttccaacatctagtggaaagccttcccagaagagtggaggctgttatagcagcaatgttccaacatctagtagaaagccttcccagaagagtggagactgttatagcagcaatgttccaacatctagtggaaagccttcccagaagagtggaggctgttatagcagcaatgttccaacatctagtggaaagccttcccagaagagtggaggctgttatagcagcaatgttccaacatctagtggaaagccttcccagaagagtggagactgttatagcagcaatgttccagcatctagtggaaagccttcccagaagagtggaggttgttatagcagcaaaggagggaccaactccataataatgcccatgattctggaatgagatgttggataagcaggtgtccacatacttttggtcatgtagtgtatataacgTTAGGTTTGGCTGACAGACTGCTTCTGCTTGAGCAGAGTTGAGATGATGACTTTATGGaatgaaaaataataaataaatatacaaacaaacaaataaaaaccCATTTGAAATATTCTATTATTTTGTCGTAATTTCCTATTGATTTCTacccaatgtggacctgacagagagaCAAGGGAATATTTTATTTTCACTGTTTTGAATTATCTAAAAAAAATTTGCTGTGGAAATTACATTGAAACGCTTTATTTCATAATAAATCGAACCAACCTTAAAAAGCACTTATCGCTCAGCATTAGTTTTCATCCAAAAACAATGAGGGACCACATCTTAAATGGGAGCAGAATTTAACACAACAATTTTGATCTGGATTAAATGTTCTTAAAAACTGGGGCTCAGGGGGACGGTTTCTCTTTGGTATAAAAGGCAGATCTGACAGAGCAACTTGTTTCTTCAACACCCTGGCGAGGAGTGTACAGACCCACTGGCCGTAATAAAAAATATTCTGATAAAACAATAACATTTAAATTACAATGAATTTGGCCCCCAAAAAAATACATTGATCATAAAGTCAAATTCAGTTCACAACATTTAGTCAGTAAAGATTTCCGTCAAATAAAGCTTTGATTGTAAAAAGTTGAATGTCTGACTTAAAAGATAGATTGACTCTTCTTCTCCATGGTGAAGTCAGCCTCGTTGCCCTTCTGGTAGTCTGCCTCCGGTGTCTGACACCCATTCCAGTCCGGCTCAGAGCACCTCTTCTTGGGGGAGGCATGGAGGCTTCCCCGATGACTGATCCTCAGCACACGGATGGCTATCAGGTAAAAGATCTCACACACGTTGAGCACTATACACACAGCCGACGCCCCTACCATGAAGTAGGTAAACACCCTCTTCTCTGTGGGTCGGCTGTTGTAGCAATCCACCTGGTTAGGACAAGGCCAGAGGTCGCACATGACGCGTCGCGGCAGGTCAAAGTTGTTGTAGATGAGATGCAGGAGGTAGAGGAACGCCACCTCGATGGCCGTCTTGAAGAAGAGGCTGAGGAGATACGTCCACCAGAGTCCTCCGTGCTTCTGTCCTGTGTTGTCGTAGAGACGAGCGTTCTCGCCGTGCGCGATGCGGTACTTGCGCTCGCGTTCCTCGCGGTACGCCACGTGCAACACGACCATGAAAGAGGGACAGGTGACGAAGATGAGCTGAAGTGCCCAGAGCCGGGtgtgagagacagggaagaagtggTCGTAACAGGCGTTGGCGCAGCCGGGTTGGCGGGTGTTGCAGTCAAAGTCTTTCTGGTCGTCAATCCAGACGCGTTCTGCGGCCTCGACGAAGACCATGACTCGAAACACGAAGACCACGGAGAGCCAGATGCGGCCAAATACAGTGGAATACTTATTGACCCCGCTAAGCAGGGCCTCTAACGTCTTCCAGTCCATGGTGAGATTGGAGTGGGATGCCCTTCTTTCACCTTTGAACTTTCACCAACAGATGCGTGGATGAGCTTCTATCTTCGGACTTTTAATGGAAAGCTGGGGGACGAAGAGAAGGCGATGAATTAATAAGTGTGTGAACGACCATGGTATGCATTGAGCCAGTCCATCTGCCATTTCAGGGAAAGGGAACTACCTAAAATTAAGatcctgacctataacactgccATCGCCATTGCCTGCCCTACTGGATGGCTACATATTGATAGGTAGAAATGCTTTCTAAATAAAGATTTAAGCGTGAAAAGGCTGAACAACATATAATACAACTCTTCAATGTcacatagaaatgcatttattctgGGCGCTAAAGTCGTTTTCTTTTAAAAGATCTGTTCACAGCCTTTTATTTAGACTCTGATCAAGCTTTTCATCCAAATCCCcctgtgactctctctccatcttctgaagttccgtttttttttttttaagaaacgGCTGCTTTATCAAAACAATCTTTGCCTTCCATCAAGAGTCTAATGCTCACAAAATCACACTTTGTTGTTACCAGGATTTCATAGAACAAGACGTCAGTTCAACacctagttttgatttacatttggttgagttgtcaatgGTTGAGTTGTCAATGTAAAATCAACCCCAAAAAATGTCAgtatgtcattggatttaggttaaaagttgtgtgaaaaaaaagacaaaatgcTTTCATGTTGATTACTTTTTTTTTGCAAATCCCAATCCGTTTTCATCGTTGACATAACGTCATCACATTGATTGTTGTGgtttgaaatgacgtggaaacaacatggAATGATATTTGCGAAAAACAAGTCAATGATCGTTTGTTTGTTGCTGAATACACATCCTTTAGAGGCATTTAAAAGTCATGTTAAAATGTTGTCCTTCAAACACAAAAAAAGTGACTCGTATCAATATTACTTATTGATTTAATATCCCTACTTACAGTTGTTTCAGATCACTGAGCTGACGTTCCATCCATCTTAGCCTCGGCCGTCTCTCCCTGTTCCAACTTCAGTCTGATTTGACAATAGAACGCCAGGGTTTAACAAGGGCCGGTCTATGCCTGGACATTGTGGTTTAAACCACAATCTGGAGGTGTGGTCTGCAAGCTTTGGAATCAGTTCGGCTCTTTGTCACTAGCCAGTTAGTGATGCAATACCCTATTCAAATCAAATGCACTATCAACATCGGAGTTGTCATGGTGACTAAgtgacccccacacacacaggtgagtatGGTTTTGGTATCACCCTACGTCTGCCTAGACGCCCTCCTGTATCCGGCCCTGACACAGATTTCGAGATAAACGTGATTCCAAACAGGAAAGCTGATCCTTTAAATGCCAGGACAGCTGGAGCCATGGTACGGAGGTACCAGGATGTAGACACAGGGCACTCCAGTCCCGCAGAGAACTGATAGGGTGACCCTTATGATGATTCATATTATTCTAttatatagttttttttattgaTACTCAAACAAATCTGCCTTGTAGGTACAGTCAGCCTCCCAAAGCAGCGTTCATGCCCATTCAGCAATGTACActtgtacatttacatttgactcaTTCAGCAGACAAAGACGTCTCTTATGTAGACTGACTAGACAGTTCATTCAGCTAGGGAAGGTGTCATGGACTGGGCAAACTTTACGGACTGGGCAGACTTTATGGACTTGGCAGACTGCACGGACTGGGCAGACTTCATGCACTTGGCAGACTTCACGGACTGGGCAGACTGCACGAGCTGGGCAGACTTCATGGACTGGGCAGACTTCATGGACTGGGCAGACTGCACGGACTGGGCAGACTTCATGGACTGGGCAGACTTCACAGACTGGGCAGACTTCATGCACTGGGCAGATCACTTAGGAGTGGTCATTCAATCTAGATAGTACAGTCTATCACCCCCTGCTTACTGACcactttcggaaaagctgaccacgactccattttgttgatccctgcctacagacagaaactaaaacaagaagctcccacgctgaggtctgtccaacgctggtccgaccaagctgactccacactccaagactgcttccatcacgtggactgggagatgtttcgtattgcgtcagacaacaacattgacgaatacgctgatacggtgtgcgagttcattagaacgtgcgttgaagatgtcgttcccatagcaacgattaaaacattccctaaccagaaaccgtggattgatggcagcattcgtgtgaaactgaaggcacgaaccactgcttttaatcagggcaaggtgtctggtaacatggctgaatacaaacagtgcagctattccctccgcaaggctatcaaacaagctaagcgccagtacagagacaaagtagaatctcaattcaacggctcagacacaagaggtatgtggcagggtctacagtcaatcacggactacaggaagaaacccagcccagtcacggaccaggatgtcttgctcccaggcagactaaataacttttttgcccgctttgaggacaatacagtgccactgacacggcctgcaacggaaacatgcggtctctccttcactgcagccgaagtgagtaagacatttaaacgtgctaaccctcgcaaggctgcaggcccagacggcatccccagccgcgccctcagagcatgcgcagaccagctggccggtgtgtttacggacatattcaatcaatccctataccagtctgctgttcccacatgcttcaagagggccaccattgttcctgttcccaagaaagctaaggtaactgagctaaacgactaccgccccgtagcactcacatccgtcatcatgaagtgctttgagagactagtcaaggaccatatcacctccaccctacctgacacccttgacccactccaatttgcttaccgcccaaataggtccacagacgatgcaatctcaaccacactgcacactgccctaacccatctggacaagaggaatacctatgtgagaatgctgttcatcgactacagctcggcattcaacaccatagtaccctccaagctcgtcatcaagctcgagaccctgggtctcgaccccgccctgtgcaactgggtactggacttcctgacgggccgcccccaggtggtgagggtaggcaacaacatctcctccccgctgatcctcaacactggggccccacaagggtgcgttctgagccctctcctgtactccctgttcacccacgactgcgtggccatgcacgcctccaactcaatcatcaagtttgcggacgacacaacagtggtaggcttgattaccaacaacgacgagacggcctacagggaggaggtgagggccctcggagtgtggtgtcaggaaaataacctcacactcaacgtcaacaaaactaaggagatgattgtggacttcaggaaacagcagagggaacacccccatccacatcgatggaacagtagtggagagggtagcaagttttaagttcctctgcatacacatcacagacaaactgaattggtccactc
This window contains:
- the LOC112264303 gene encoding gap junction beta-3 protein; this encodes MDWKTLEALLSGVNKYSTVFGRIWLSVVFVFRVMVFVEAAERVWIDDQKDFDCNTRQPGCANACYDHFFPVSHTRLWALQLIFVTCPSFMVVLHVAYREERERKYRIAHGENARLYDNTGQKHGGLWWTYLLSLFFKTAIEVAFLYLLHLIYNNFDLPRRVMCDLWPCPNQVDCYNSRPTEKRVFTYFMVGASAVCIVLNVCEIFYLIAIRVLRISHRGSLHASPKKRCSEPDWNGCQTPEADYQKGNEADFTMEKKSQSIF